The genomic region GCTTCTTGTTCATTTTTATCGACTCCTTTGTTATAGGTTAACCTACCCCTGTCTTCGTTTGTCCAAAACCGTGGCAACACGGTTGCCGGCCCACTGCATACTCTGCACCAGAATAATCAATACGATGACCGTCATGATCATAATATCGTCCCGGTAACGCATATACCCGAAACGTATGGCCAGGCTGCCCAGCCCGCCGGCGCCAATCGCCCCGGCGGTTGCCGTAAAACTGGTTATCGTAATGACGGCAATGGTAAATGCTCTAACTAAAGAGCTAAGCGATTCGGGAATTAACACTTTATAAATGATTTGCAGCGAAGACGCGCCCATGGCCAAGGCAGCTTCAATTTTCCCCCTATCCACCTCCTTCAAACAGCTTTCCACCAGCCTGGCAACAAAAGGGGCGGCTCCCATCGACAGAGGCACCACAGCGGCGGTCGCTCCCAGTGTAGTCCCCACCAGCCAGCGAGCCAATGGCAGGAGCAGCACAATCAAAATCAGATCGGGAAACGAACGAGTGGCATTAATCAAGGTATCCAGCGGTTTATGCACCGAAGGTGCCTCCATGATATGCCCTTTTGCCGTAACGACCAGGCATATTCCTAAAGGCAGGCCAAGCAACACGGCAAACAGCGTCGACATAACCACCATATACACCGTCTGTCCCAACCCGGCTGCCAATAACGGAAACAAGTCCTCTTCCATAATCATCCTCCCTACTTTACTCACATGAACAAAAAAGGCTAAACAGGTCCGTTAAACGAACTTGTTTAGCCTTCTGTCTGTAAGACCGATCAGCTTCTGCTATGCTCTTTTTATAACGCCTTTGCCGTCAAAAGCTCCAGCACTGGGAAATAAAAAAGGCTAAAGAATTTTCGTCTATGAAAACTCTTTAGCCTTCAGTGTGTCTGATCGGCCTTGGGCTACCCGTTAGAATATAAAAATATAATACCAATCTTTATATTTCTTGTCAACGCTTCCCAAGACCTTTTTTATTTACCTTACCGTTTTTGCCGGAAAGCAACTGTTCTCCTCCGGCAGGTTGTTATTTAGACTAACCCTTTGAATCGCTATGCCGCAAAAGTGCGAACCGCTTTAAAAATTGAAGAACAAGGTTGCCGTAGCCACCGTATTATACGAATCAAAGCCGGCGTAATTCTTGTCATAAGGCTTGTATTTTCCCACCGCCAGCCTCAGATCGGCTCCTTTAGCCAAAATATAATCGCTGCCTAGTTCATAACCCTTGATACCGTAGCCGGTTGCCGCTGCCGCACCACCGCCATTGGCGATAGTTGAGGAACCAACCCAGTTCAAAGTGGTAGGCGGCCCGTCAATAGCGTCTTTACCCAAGCTGACATACCGCACGTTAGTCGACCAGGAACCGGGTTTGTTTACATCGGCAAACTTCCAGCGCAGATCAACCCAGTAACCATTTTTTTGAGCATCAGCGCTGGTTGTCGTTCCCTGATAATGGCTGCTGCCATAATTGTTATATGTATTTCTGACCCCTTCCGCCAACAGCCGGAAATCACCAAGCGTAGCATTGATGCCCAGCGCTATATCTTTATAAGGATATCCCGCGGTAGTACTTTGGTATGCCGTGGCCGTTGCGAAAACTTTCAGATTAAAGGCATATTTAAAGTCAGCTCCCCAGAACTTCTCGGTCTGGTTCCAAGCAGTCCCTGCCCCGCCGCTGACATTTTGCGCCCAGGCCGAGCGGGTCAGGCTGGCGTCACCGAGCAGCAATTTACTGGTCAGTTTGCCGGACGTATAGCCTGCCGTGAACCCATCAAAGGCGAAATCATACAGCAAGCCCTGGCCTAAAAACAAAGTTGACCGCCCAATGGTCCCGGTAAAAGCATCCTTACTGTATTTAAACTCGGCCCGGTCAAAGAAAACCTGGCCGTTATTACTGCCTTGCTCGGCTCCGGCCGGCAGAGTGACCCCCGTCGCGCCGGCCGTTTGTCCGGTGGTATTTTGCACTCCGAAGCGGGTGCTTACCGACCAGTTTTGATCAAGCACGGCATCGCCGGTCAACCGCAGGCGCAATTGGCTTCTTGACGCATCAGCGCCCTGGCCGTTGGACTTGCCATTGAGTCCGTAATTATGCTGATAGCGGATTCGGGAATCACCGCTGAACTTAACGCTGCCCACTTTTTGTTCCACCTTGCCTAAACGGGCGTCAATGCTGTCCAGTTCCTTAGAAAATTCAGCAACTAATTTAAGAATTTCCGATTTTTCTGCATCGTCCGCTTTATTATAATTGTCAATCGCTTTAGCGGTTGCTACCGCAAACTCATAGCGACTCAGCGGTTTATCACCCCGGAAATAACCATCCTGATAGCCTTCAATTACCCCGGTACTGACTAATTTATTAATTGAATCATAAGCCCAGTGTTTTTCGTTGACATCCACAAAACTGCTGGCGGCAAAGCCCGTACCGGCTGTTGCTGCCAGAGCCAATGCCAGCAGCCATGTCAAAATTATCTTTTTCTTCATCCATGATCACTCCTCATAATAAATAAGACTTAATTTCAGGGAAAGCTTTAACACCCGCTGAAACGTAGTCAAAGCACATACGAGACGAACCTATTCTTATTCCTTTAGAGAAGCGGAAAGAAACAGGTCGTCAGGGAAACTATTAACTTTTACTTCTCATGCCGGTAGAAAATTTATAGCTTCTATTATTTTTCACAAAACGTTTACCCGGCGTTATATCTATAACAACCGCTATTGACGGTAGCCTGGAGGGCGCCTACTCCGGCTTTCGCCTGCAGTTGTACAGAACAAATAAAAGGCTAATGAATTTCCGATAAAGGAAGTTCATTAGCCTTCATGACAATTTATGATCAGCCTGTTACTTAAAAAAATCGTATTTTGCTTGTCGGAACGGAGCGGTCATAATAAACAAAAGGCCAATGTGTCCCTTAACGGGAACGCATTAGCCTTCACTTTTTTATGACCAGCCTGTTTTTGCACTTATACATTTGAAATGAGTATAATATGGCGCGCCAGCCTTGTCAATATATTTTTGTAAACTTTTCTTTTTATTTAGCTCCTAATATTACTCATTATCGTAAGCATCTATTTAACCTTCCATTTTTCCCCAAAACCTTACAATAATCAACTTTTTATAAGGTTTTACCACAAAACATATTAAATATTTTATAATCCTTGTATAATAAATGTATAGTAATAAATTATTTTCAAAAAGCAGTCCACTTTCTACATAAAGAGGTACTATTATGACCTTTTATGAGCTTTCTATCATCGCTACCGTTTCAGCTACTTTGGCCGTTACGTGTGTATATGTCTTTCTTTATTCACTTTATCGACAAAATTATATTGGTTTATGGGCTATCTTCTGGCTAAACCACTTCCTTGTCCAGCTTTTTTATCGCACACCTTTTTCTCAAATGTCTACACTCCATTTTTCCGTCGGCCAAGCTTTAGGCGTTTATAATTATGTTTTACTCTTATATGCTACAAGCAAATTTCTGGGTCGCAAGATAAGTAGTTATTGGTATTATACAGCTTTTTTTCTTTCTTTATTTACCGATATTGCATTCTATCTAGAATTCCCCAGTTCCGTTTTCTTATTGCCTTCCTGTCTGTTTGTGGCCTTTGTCAACTTTTGGCATGGATATACATTTACGCGTAATCTCTCAAGCAAAAGCTGGGGGAAAAACATTGTCGGCTTTGCTTTCGCCGGGCTAGGCATCCATACTCTAGACATGCCTTTCTTAGTTGCAATCCCCTGGTTTGCCCCATGGGGATTTCTCATCAGCGGTTTATTGCGGTTCGTGATTTCGATTGGAACTCTAATTTTATACCTGGAAAAGACTTTCCAAACCTTGAGCGAAAAAGAAAAACAATATCGCCTATTGGCTGAAAATGCAATTGATGTAATTTATTTATACCGGATACATCCTGAACCTGCCTTTGAATATATTAGCCCCTCCATTGAACGATTAAGTGGCTTATCCTGCGATCACTATTACAAAAATCCAGATATATTTCTTTCTCTTATTCATCCCAATGATCAATTCTTGTGGAAAAATCTATTGGATAATCCGATATCTCATGCTGAACATCCTCTAACAATGCGTTTTATTCGGCATGATCATAGTCTTATTTGGATAGAACAGACTACCGTTCCTATTTTTAACGAAAAGGGAATCTGTATCAGCTTTGAAGGAATTATTCGCGATATCACCACCCGGAAAAAATTAGAACAGGACGTTTCTCGTTTGGACAGATTAAATACCGTAGGCCAAATGGCAGCTAATGTAGCCCACGAAATCAGAAATCCCTTAACTACTGTTCACGGCTATTTGCAGATTTTCTTAAAAAAATCGAACTTCTCAGATTATAAAGATGAGTTACAGTTACTAATCAGCGAATTAGAACGCTCCAATCTAATCATTAAGGAATACTTGTCCCTCTGTCAAAATAAGGCACGTGATCTAAAGTTAGGGCAATTAAATCAGATCATCGAAGATTTACGGCCCCTACTCACGGCTAATGCTAATGCATCAAGCAAAGACATTCATTATGAACTCACCCCACTGCCTGATATACATATTGATGAAAAAGAAATGCGGCAATTAGTTCTAAATTTAGTTCGCAATGCTTTAGAAGCTATGGAACCGGGAAAATCGGTTACGCTTCGCACATTGTTAACTGAACAAAATGAAGTGGTTCTGATAGTCCAAGATGAAGGCTCAGGTATTCCTTCTCATATATTAGAAAAAATCGGAACACCCTTTCTCACTACCAAAGAGACCGGAACAGGAATCGGTCTTGCAGTTGTATACCGGATTGCCGATGATCATCAGGCAAATATCCAGATTGACACAGGCCCTGAAGGAACAACATTCCGGGTCATCTTTAAAGTTATATAAAGTTATTCTCTTTTTAAAAAGGAGCCTTAAACAAGGCTTCTTTTTTTATAATAAGAATTTTCCCGATTCGAGCTCAGAATTACCAAAAGTCTCTTGAAAGGGGTGATGCCTATGCTTGCTTAAGGACAGGTCAGAACAAGTCAAAAAAATAGATTGGAGATGTGAGAATATGTCAATCAAAAGTCCATTAAAAACTGAATATTCAAACGAAGAACAAGATAATTTGCAAATTTACATTGCCCAGCATAACTGGGAAAGAAAAAAGATTTATCAATTACGATATCAAGTATTTGTTGAAGAATTGGATAAACCGTTACATTCTGCCAAACAGCAAGAAGCTCAACTAGTGGATGCTTTAGATAATAATAGCATCTTGCTATATGTTGAGGCTCATGGTCAAATCATTGCTACCGCACGACTTACTATGGCGCCATACAGCGACTATCCCGTAAATCTGTCAACTATCTTCCAAATGCAGAAATTCCACACAGCTTTTAACCATTCTAAGTTACTTGCTCTAGCAACGAAACTAGCCGTAAAGAAGGAGTATAGAAGTTCGCCTGCCCTATACCTACTTATCACTGAGATATACAAGATCCTAGCCGAAGAGGCTATTTTTATTTGTTTTGGCGGTTGCAATCCTCATCTCATCCCATTGTATGAACGCATGGGATTCCGCCGGTTTGCTGCTAATTTTCGTGATGAAGGGTATGGATTATTAGTCCCCATTGTTATGTTTTTGAATGATCTGGACTATTTGCGTTCCATCCGTTCCCCACTATATCGCCAAGCAAGAAAGATAAAAATGAGTTTCGATGCCTCTCAAATTTTCACAAAGCTATTTCCTGAAACCGCTAAAATCTTGAACAGTCGCATAACTACTTCACAACATTTATGGCTGTATATAACAGAACGTTTAGGAAAACCACTTACCAGCTTACCGCTATTCATGGCACTATCTTACGAAGCAATTCTGAAACTACTGGCTAGCAGTGCGGTATTCACATGCAGGAGGGGAGATTATGTTCTTGAAAAGGACGTTCCCTGCCGTGATTTATACTTATTGCTTACTGGAAGTATCGCACTTCAAACCCAAAAAGGATCACATCTGTTGGAAAGCGGTGAAGTTGTAAGTTGCTGGAGAGATCTTTTAACCGAGTCGGGATACGGCATCGCGCGTGAAAGATCTGAACTGCTTGTCATTCCTCGTCAAGTATGGGAAATGCGCGAAAACTTTACGTTATAGTACCAAACAAAAAACAATCCATATAAAAAAGGAGAATCAATTCATGAATAAACAAGCTAAAACCATTGATTTAATATTAGTCAACAGTTTTGCCCCCCGTCAGCGGATCGCTTCCGACGCGGCGTTAGAAAATGGACTGGCCGTCATTCGCACCTACTTAGAAGACCGTGACTTCGCCGTATATGTTGCCGATGAACAACGGGTTTCCGCCGTTGAGGACGGCGTCCCCACATGGCTGTCCGCCATGTTACGTTCCCTGGTCAAATTACAGGCAAAGCCGCTTATAAACCGGTATAAAATGCTGCTGCTCTTGTTCATGCTGCTGACCTGGCCGCTGCAATCCTTGGCCCTGGCCTGCCGTCAAAACTATATGGACAAGGTCATTGACCGTCTGATTGATCTGGCGGCTGCCGAGCAGGTACCCTTTATCGGCATTAAGGTCTGGGGCGGCGCTCCGTTTGCCTGGAGTAAACGCCTATCCATCAAGCTGCGGGCCAAACTGCCGGAAACCACCGTTATTGCCGGCGGTCCCCACGTCAAGGTATACGGTGAAAACGTCCTGGCCCAGAATGAGTTTGATTTGGCCATTATGGGTCCTGGTGAGGAAGTTCTGGAAGAACTGCTGCGCCTTAGAAAATCTGTCACCAGCAAAGCCGAATTTATCCAACGTGTAAAAGATAAATTTGGCCCTTCCAAGCTTATCCGCACCGGCCATTACAGTGAAACAGGTGACTTTTACGCCCGCTCGTTTACCGTTCCACGCTATCGCCCGACAGACATGATCGACAAGGTTTGGTTTCACACGTTGGTGGACGGCCTAGGTTGCACCTGGAATAAATGCGCCTTCTGCTCCCATACCCGGCAAAACATCCATTATACGCCCAGGCCGCTGGAGGAAATCAAAGAAGAAATTCTGGCTATGACCAGCCGCAGCATCGCCTTTTTTCGTTTCAGCAGTTCCGAGACGCCGTTGGGACACGGCCGGGCTATTGCTGAAATGATTCTGTCCAGCAACATTCACATCAACTATTCCATGTTTGCCCGTCCGGTCCATGTCACTGAGGAAACCTATCACAGCTACCGCCTGATGATTCGCGCCGGTCTGCGCGCCGTCTTTTTAGGTGGTGAAACCGGCCATGACGCCATCAATGACCAGATCATGAATAAAGGGGTCGTACGGAAGGATATCATCGACACCATTCATTGCATCAAGCTGGCGGCAGCGGCAGAAAAGCAATCCTGCCAGGTGGTGCTGTCCATGATTTATCCTTGCCCGCTCATTCCTGGCGTTACGCTGGAGGAAGTGTTTCAGGCCAATGTAAGCCTGCTCCAGGAAGCCAATCCCGATACGGTCATTGTCAACCCGCCGGGAGTATTTCCAGGGACCACCTGGTTTGAATCGCCGGAGAAATACGGCTTTACGCTAAGTGAAACTCATGTATATGACTGGATGAACTATGAGTATTCCGTTTTGAAACCAATCGAGTTCTGGAAAACTCTCAACTACAGATTACATGACATGGATATGAAAGAATTATTAAAGGAGTCGGGCCGTCTCAACCGTCAAATCACCGCCATGGGCATTCCCATCAATATTTCCGACGATTATTTGATGATGAGCCAGGCTATCGGCTACAGCTCGCAGCGTGATCTCTTCGACTTCAAAAAACAATCCTTCGTCGATATCCTAAGCGGGACCTCTCCCTATATCCAGGACATTACCCGTCGAATGAACGCCCGCAGCGCCGACTTGGCAAAATCCAACCCAACGGACGACACATCTTCCACACCGAACGCATAGTTACGAATCTGCTTTTAACTGCAAAAAAAGCACCCGTTCCGGACACTAAGTCCGGCAACGGGTGCTTTTCTGTTTAGAAAGGTTATTTCAACTTGCCGCCTTCAATCACAATATCTTCCGGATTAATAGTGTCACCGTAGGCCGGTTTTAACGTCGCTTCATAGGCTTTATGAACATAGTTTTCCTTGCCCAGCGTTTCCAGTTCCTGATTGATCCAGTCTAACAGTTCCTTGTTGCCCTTTTTAACGGCCGGAGCAATGGTATCCTGGCTGCCAAGCGTGGAAATTCCTACGGTATAACCGGAATTTTCCTTAGCCCAGGCAAATAAAAGAGTATTATCATGGGCCAAAGCGGCGCCGCGTTTATCTTTAAGCGCTTCAAAAGCTTCCGTGTTCTGATCGTATTTTAAGAGTTCAATATCGGGATAATTCTTGGCAAAATAGGTTTCAGCCGTAGTTCCTTTATTAACAATCAGCTTTTTACCCTTTAACTGATCAACCGAAGTAATCGGCTCACCGGACGGAGAGACCACACCCAGAGCTACTTTCATGTACGGGTTAGCAAAATCAACTTTTTCTTTTCTTTCGTCAGTTACCGTAAAATTAGCCATAATAATATCTACTTTGTTCGCCTGCAGGAATTCCACCCGGCTGGCTGCTTCCACCAGGACAAATTCCACTTTGGATTCATCGCCCAGTAGATCTTTGGCAAAACGTTTGGCCAGAAACACATCAAAGCCTTGATTTTTGCCATTGGCGTCAACGAAACCGAACGGCGGTTTGTCACTAAATACACCAATGCGAATAGTGCCGCGCTGTTTGATTTCCTCTAGCGCACTCTTGGCTGGCTGATCGGCTTTTGGCGTTGCGTTAGAACCGCACCCGGCCAATACTCCGATCAATAATAATGCACTGAATACCACGGTTAGAATCTTTTTCATACTCATACTCCTCGTCTCCTCTTTTGTGTTTTATTTAATATTGGAATATATTTAAAAATTGCTGAGCCCGTTCGGTTTGCGGTTGCGAGAAAAATTGCTCCGGCTCAGCAATTTCACAGATCTTGCCCTGATCGATAAACACGATTCGGTCGGCCACCGCTTTGGCAAAGCCCATTTCATGGGTTACAATCAACATCGTCATGCCTTGTTTGGCCAAACCAAGAATGACCTCCAGAACTTCCCGTACCATTTCCGGGTCCAGCGCAGCGGTAACTTCATCAAACAGCATAATCTCCGGGTTCATGCAAAGCGCCCTGACGATGGCAATGCGCTGTTTCTGACCACCGGATAATTGACGGGGGTAGGCATCTTTTTTCTCCAGGAGCCCGACCCGGTCCAATAGCTGCAAAGCCTGTTCAAGCGCTTCAGCTTTACTCCGCTGCTGTACCTTGGTCGGCCCCAGCAGGATATTCTCAATCACCGTCATATGCGGGAAAAGATCATAATTTTGGAAAACCATACCGATTTGCTGACGGGTCTGCTGCCAGTTCACCGTCGAACCGGTAAGGCTATTTTCCCGCAGTCTGATATCGCCGCCTTGTACCGGTTCCAGGCCATTCAGGCAACGCAGCAACGTACTCTTACCACACCCTGACGGCCCCAGAATCACGACAACCTCACCCTTATGCACCGTGAGGCTGATACCATCCAGTACCGTAGTCCCATCATATTCTTTACGTAATTCTTCTATTTCCAGCAAAATCTCATTGCTTGTTAAACTAATCGTAATCACTCCCTAACTCTGCCATTTGGCTTCTAATCGTTTCGACAACTTAGACAAAGGATAGCAGATGATAAAGTACAGGATAAAAATAAAGCCATATATCCAGAAAGAAGCGGTAGGTTCTTTTAAAATAGACCGTTCAATGATTTGTTGGCCTACTTTTACGACATCAATAACTCCGATCATGACCACCAGCGATGTGGTTTTCACCATACGGGTGGAAAGGTTGATCGCCCCCGGCAGCATGCGGCGTACAGCTTGCGGAATCAGCACATACCGGTATAATTGCCAAAAACTCAGCCCCAGCGCCTTACCGGATTCCAGTTGATGCCTGGGCAGCGATTCCAGGGCGCCCCGGACAATATCCCCCAGTTCTGCCGCCCCCCATAAACTGAAGATCAGAATAGCTACCACTTCCCCCGCCAGATGAATATCCAGCAAATTAGTCACGCCAAAGTAGACAATAAACAACCACACCAAGATTGGTATGATCCGGAATAGTTCCAGATAAAGCCGGCAAAGCAGCCGCACCAGTTTGGATTGCACGGTTTGCAGCAAACCAAGCAGTATTCCCAGTATGGCGCCAAGCACAATGGAAGTAAAAGCGATTTGTGCCGTTACCAGCAAGCCGCCCATCAGCCGTTGCAGGTTAATGCCTTCGGTCAGCACATTAATTCCCGAACTCAGCATAACGCACCTTCCTTTCCAGCCAAGTCAAAAATAAGGATAAGGGCAGTAGTAAAATCAGATACGTTATGACCAACAGTAACAATGCTTCAAAGGTACGATAATACATGCCAATCAGGTCCTGAGTGGTATGCATCAGTTCCGGCAAAGCAATCGCTCCTACAATAGAGGTTTCCTTCAATAAGAAAATACAGTTGGCCCCCAGGGAAGGCAGCGTGACCGAAAAGGCCTGGGGCAAAATCACATACCGAATGAGCTGCTTGCGGGAAAGGCCGATGCTGAGACCCGATTCTATTTGCGATTTGCTTACCGATTCCATGCCACCGCGAAAGGCTTCCGCCATATAGCTGCCGCCTAAAAAAGCCAGACCGGCAATGGCACAGGTCTTTTCTCCCAGGGTAATGCCCATTTTAGTAAGACCATAATACAGAAAAAACAATTGGATCAGCAGCGGCGTATTGCGGGAAAGCTCAATATAAGCATGAACTAGCTGCGTCAGACCTCTAACCTTGTAATACAAAATACTGCTGCACAAAAAACCTATAACAATAGAAGCCAATATACCAAAAAACGATAATTGCAAAGTAAGCCAGGCCGCTTTTTGATACAAAGGTATGCTTGTTACAATAAAATCCCAGTTAATATTCAATAGATCACCACCTGTTTTTTACCCATAATTCTTTTACGCTTCTCAGTAGACAAACCACTCTGCTGTTAAATTGACATAGAAAAAGACCAAAAAAAGCGATATTACTACCAGCTTTTTTTGGCCTTTAGATGTCTAATCAGCCGTATATTTATCTTTATGTAACGTACAAAAATATAGTTTGTTCCGCACATGTGAACTTTTTCTAATGATTATATAAATTTTAACACCATATATCCTTATCGTCAATACTTTTTTACTACCAATCAATTCAGGCTGTACAGCAGCCGGGACTGACGATCCCGTTTATTCGAGTGGCAGAGACACTAACTGTCGTTCCCGCAATCCACAACGAAAAATAAGCCGGAGAAGCGACAGTTTATTTCGCTCCTCCGGCAGTTTCTCATACATATACCGGTTCATATATATCACTTCTTGCCTTCCGGCTTAATCGCAAACATCTCAGACGACCTTATTCAAATCGTCAAGCAGTGCCTCAATATCAATTCCGTGAGCCAGCGCGCCTTGTTCGATATCTTCAAACCTGGCGGCGGCACAACCGAAGCAGCCCATTCCATAATTACGAAATACAGCAACAGTCTGCGGATACTCTGCTACCACCTCATTGATACTTAAATCTTTCGTAATCGCCATTTGCATCACCTCCTTTACCGCCCCGATTGCCTACTCCATCTTGCATTCCTTACTATTGCACCGCTAACACCCGGCCGATAGCGAAAGCTTCCATCAGGTTTGATATAAGCATACAAGTGATCCATAAGTAATGCCAGTTGGGCAGTAAACCGCCCAAAATAAACCGGTGATCCTACAATAACGCCATCGGCCTCATCAATGGCTGCAAAGACCTTAACTAAATCGTCCGTGCTTTTTACCCTGAAAAAACGCTTTAGACAAAAAAGCCCGTGCTGAATCCTGTTGGACTTAACACAGGCTCTAACCTTTGCTACAGCATACCCCATTGCCTGGTATATTCCAGATATACCTGAAATTCATCGGCCCTGAAGCCGTGCTTCAGCAGATAACGTTTCACTGCCTGTGCCTCCATGCTGCCCGACTCGGCCACAATTCGGTTTTTCCGCCGGTTAATGACAAATCCGCGGCTGGCCAGAAGCTTTAGCATCGCTCCTCGCCGTGCTGCGGCAGGACTGCCTTTGGGCCCATCCTCCGCCGGCATGATAATGCGGGTAATGTACGTAACCATCGTTATTTAATCCCCAGCCAGTAGCCGGCAAATACCGAACTGGACAGCCAATAGCCAAGCGGGACATTGACCAGAACACCCAGGGTAAAGGCAGCCAGCGGCTTCCAGCCTACCGCGGTCAGTTCACGGAACCGGGTGGTAAACCCGATGCAAAGGAAAGTCCAGGTAAAAGCCCAGCCCCGCAGGATCTTCAAAATTCCGATAACCTCTTTAGAGTAAACGGTGCCGCCTTGGGTTCCCAGCACGGTAATAACAAAAGTGGTAAACAGAGATGCCACAAAAAAGCCGATAATGAATTTGGGGAAACGCCGCCAAATTTCTTTTTTGTCAATCGACTCCACCGCACCCTTGCTTTTCTCCCATACTGTTACCGACAGGATGGCCACCAGGAAAGCCCAAACGCCGACAAACATATCGCGCCCTACCACTTTCATCAAAGTGAAGGTAGTCACGGCCCGTTCATCGCCAATAGCCTGCGCGGCGGCGAACCCGGCTGCATCGGCAAACTCGGAGGTACCGATCCAGGCGCCGGCGACACCCGGTGCCAGCCCTAACACCTTAGCCCAGGCCGGCAGCAGGAAGATCATCGCTACAGCCCAAACAATAACCAGGGAAATAGCCACCGAAACATGCTGCTTTTCCGCCCGGCAAGCCCCGCCAATAGCAATGGCTGCCGATACGCCGCAAATGGAGCCGCCGGCTCCCAGGCAGGCGCTAA from Propionispora vibrioides harbors:
- a CDS encoding methionine ABC transporter permease; its protein translation is MEEDLFPLLAAGLGQTVYMVVMSTLFAVLLGLPLGICLVVTAKGHIMEAPSVHKPLDTLINATRSFPDLILIVLLLPLARWLVGTTLGATAAVVPLSMGAAPFVARLVESCLKEVDRGKIEAALAMGASSLQIIYKVLIPESLSSLVRAFTIAVITITSFTATAGAIGAGGLGSLAIRFGYMRYRDDIMIMTVIVLIILVQSMQWAGNRVATVLDKRRQG
- a CDS encoding S-layer homology domain-containing protein, whose translation is MKKKIILTWLLALALAATAGTGFAASSFVDVNEKHWAYDSINKLVSTGVIEGYQDGYFRGDKPLSRYEFAVATAKAIDNYNKADDAEKSEILKLVAEFSKELDSIDARLGKVEQKVGSVKFSGDSRIRYQHNYGLNGKSNGQGADASRSQLRLRLTGDAVLDQNWSVSTRFGVQNTTGQTAGATGVTLPAGAEQGSNNGQVFFDRAEFKYSKDAFTGTIGRSTLFLGQGLLYDFAFDGFTAGYTSGKLTSKLLLGDASLTRSAWAQNVSGGAGTAWNQTEKFWGADFKYAFNLKVFATATAYQSTTAGYPYKDIALGINATLGDFRLLAEGVRNTYNNYGSSHYQGTTTSADAQKNGYWVDLRWKFADVNKPGSWSTNVRYVSLGKDAIDGPPTTLNWVGSSTIANGGGAAAATGYGIKGYELGSDYILAKGADLRLAVGKYKPYDKNYAGFDSYNTVATATLFFNF
- a CDS encoding GNAT family N-acetyltransferase, which translates into the protein MSIKSPLKTEYSNEEQDNLQIYIAQHNWERKKIYQLRYQVFVEELDKPLHSAKQQEAQLVDALDNNSILLYVEAHGQIIATARLTMAPYSDYPVNLSTIFQMQKFHTAFNHSKLLALATKLAVKKEYRSSPALYLLITEIYKILAEEAIFICFGGCNPHLIPLYERMGFRRFAANFRDEGYGLLVPIVMFLNDLDYLRSIRSPLYRQARKIKMSFDASQIFTKLFPETAKILNSRITTSQHLWLYITERLGKPLTSLPLFMALSYEAILKLLASSAVFTCRRGDYVLEKDVPCRDLYLLLTGSIALQTQKGSHLLESGEVVSCWRDLLTESGYGIARERSELLVIPRQVWEMRENFTL
- a CDS encoding cysteine ABC transporter substrate-binding protein — its product is MSMKKILTVVFSALLLIGVLAGCGSNATPKADQPAKSALEEIKQRGTIRIGVFSDKPPFGFVDANGKNQGFDVFLAKRFAKDLLGDESKVEFVLVEAASRVEFLQANKVDIIMANFTVTDERKEKVDFANPYMKVALGVVSPSGEPITSVDQLKGKKLIVNKGTTAETYFAKNYPDIELLKYDQNTEAFEALKDKRGAALAHDNTLLFAWAKENSGYTVGISTLGSQDTIAPAVKKGNKELLDWINQELETLGKENYVHKAYEATLKPAYGDTINPEDIVIEGGKLK
- a CDS encoding B12-binding domain-containing radical SAM protein; amino-acid sequence: MNKQAKTIDLILVNSFAPRQRIASDAALENGLAVIRTYLEDRDFAVYVADEQRVSAVEDGVPTWLSAMLRSLVKLQAKPLINRYKMLLLLFMLLTWPLQSLALACRQNYMDKVIDRLIDLAAAEQVPFIGIKVWGGAPFAWSKRLSIKLRAKLPETTVIAGGPHVKVYGENVLAQNEFDLAIMGPGEEVLEELLRLRKSVTSKAEFIQRVKDKFGPSKLIRTGHYSETGDFYARSFTVPRYRPTDMIDKVWFHTLVDGLGCTWNKCAFCSHTRQNIHYTPRPLEEIKEEILAMTSRSIAFFRFSSSETPLGHGRAIAEMILSSNIHINYSMFARPVHVTEETYHSYRLMIRAGLRAVFLGGETGHDAINDQIMNKGVVRKDIIDTIHCIKLAAAAEKQSCQVVLSMIYPCPLIPGVTLEEVFQANVSLLQEANPDTVIVNPPGVFPGTTWFESPEKYGFTLSETHVYDWMNYEYSVLKPIEFWKTLNYRLHDMDMKELLKESGRLNRQITAMGIPINISDDYLMMSQAIGYSSQRDLFDFKKQSFVDILSGTSPYIQDITRRMNARSADLAKSNPTDDTSSTPNA
- a CDS encoding ATP-binding protein yields the protein MTFYELSIIATVSATLAVTCVYVFLYSLYRQNYIGLWAIFWLNHFLVQLFYRTPFSQMSTLHFSVGQALGVYNYVLLLYATSKFLGRKISSYWYYTAFFLSLFTDIAFYLEFPSSVFLLPSCLFVAFVNFWHGYTFTRNLSSKSWGKNIVGFAFAGLGIHTLDMPFLVAIPWFAPWGFLISGLLRFVISIGTLILYLEKTFQTLSEKEKQYRLLAENAIDVIYLYRIHPEPAFEYISPSIERLSGLSCDHYYKNPDIFLSLIHPNDQFLWKNLLDNPISHAEHPLTMRFIRHDHSLIWIEQTTVPIFNEKGICISFEGIIRDITTRKKLEQDVSRLDRLNTVGQMAANVAHEIRNPLTTVHGYLQIFLKKSNFSDYKDELQLLISELERSNLIIKEYLSLCQNKARDLKLGQLNQIIEDLRPLLTANANASSKDIHYELTPLPDIHIDEKEMRQLVLNLVRNALEAMEPGKSVTLRTLLTEQNEVVLIVQDEGSGIPSHILEKIGTPFLTTKETGTGIGLAVVYRIADDHQANIQIDTGPEGTTFRVIFKVI